ttttcattcctgATTTTACCGCTGGGTCGGCCCGGATCTGTGATTTTATTTCTAATGTTCGTTTCTTATTGAATAAATATTCGCTCATCTCAGTCATATAGTTTAACGCAATTTTCTCACATATACTTACATCACTCGAGGTCCTCTAAAACTTGGAGCGGGTCTCGTGATTCGGCCCCGAGTACTTGCTGCGAATGCCGTACTCGTCGATCAGGTTGTCGGATCCGCTGTACATGGAGAAGCCCCGACGCGACAATTCCTCGCCTGGGACTATGGTCGGATTCGTGTAGCAGAACTCGGCCATCATGTTGGCCTGCCTTCCCAATTGGTTCGAGCTGCAATGAATTGAGTCGAGattaaaaagttgaaaaaaggTGATCGCTccgacaataataataataataataataaaactctTATCGGAAACCGGCGATTTCGTCGGAAAACGAGCGAAAGATCGCGATGAATCACCGTTTCACGATTCGATATAACTCGACTGGCTTATCGCCGTCGTTGTGGAATCCAGACGCGAAGTTTCATTGTGTACAGGTAAAAATGagtatgcgtatatatactTACTCGTCGGACACCAGGCGATTGACCTTGACGAAGAGGACCCCGATGAGGATGAAGATCACGAGGATGCAGAGGCCCGTAACGCCGCACGAGATGTAGAAGTAGAGCTCCAGCTCCTCGAGGGTCGCCTGAAAATTTTCGTATACAATTATAATTATGTCGAGGATCATTTCTCCAAACAATAACGCGACACTCCTTCCCAAAAGTAATGCCTCAACGAAACTCCTATGCAAGCTATATCATTATCTTTCAATTGCGAAATCATTGCTCTCGGAATCCCAATACAAAGAATAGGCTttatacaggtatacacatACGACATCGCAATAACTCGCGCGACTCGTCACTTCTGTACACACATTGTGTTATACGCGCGAATCAAAGCGGAAGAGCCGAGGCGTATTAACGCACATCCGCGATTTCGAAAGTCGGCCGCGCGTCGCCCCGAAATCTCAAGGCTTACATCGCCGCTGCGTCGAGTTTTGTCATATATATCGTATATTATGCCAAAGCGTCATTGTTCTCGCTTCCGCGATTCGAGGGAAGAGCTGCAGCTGCGCGTGTGTTTTGTGTACTGCAGCATCGGAACGCGGAGATTTTTCTTTCGATAAACGATTCCGATtttgtttagaaaaaaaaaacggttaAATAAAATCAAGAGGAAAAAATTCGCAACGCATATAAAATCCTATTATTCATGCAACATCATCCGCTGCGACTCCCGCAACGTTACATCCTCATTGTCTCACGATCCATTTATAAGAATGACAAAGGctgcataaaaaaaaacacatccGTCAACTGGTAGTTTCAAAGAAGACGAAACTCCACGAATTGCAAGGCCGAGTGTCGTCGAACTTTTTTGCGCGCAAATAAATCGTTATCGCATCGGTATATAGCGGTTCTGACGCAAGGGGAGTAAGTAAGCATCGGTAAACGGTGAGCGGATGGGTCGTGGTGTACATAAGAAAATGATTTGCATAGAAAGTCCGAGATCTCTGATTAGACTGCCGTGAAACGTGTACGTACGCTTGTCCGATGCTTTACTCCGAGTTGTAACGAGGATATCGAGGAATGAGCGGGCGGATGGAACGAATAGCGAAAGTGAATGTAAAGAGGATTcgcgtttgtttgtttttttctattttggaatattgcttttttattgttgCTCGTGGACCTAGTTGCGattgaacaaaaaatttatagaaTCGGAATAAGTCGATCCCAACAGGAAAAAATCTTCGATATTCTGTCTCATTAGATAACAAAATTCATCGATGCAGTAACGCTTCGTTAACGAAGCTTTCACTGCGACCACAAGCGCGGTTACACCTGACACCGCTGCACGGAGCGAATAATTTTCTTTGTAAAAACCAACGGTGCAAAATATATAAGCTGTGTGCATTACATTGACACAATAATTCACTCACCATATTTCgcaaaagcgagcgcgcgaaattcaaaaaaatccTTAAATCAGCAGAAGTCAACTATATCCGTGGTTATATCCTTCTCCGACGACAGCAGCGGCTTCGCCAGATCCTGGTCATCTCGGAGCGGCCTAattacatgaaaaaaaaaaaaaaatagacgcgAGAAACGCCTGTTTTATAATAGCATTGTATACACGCTTTGAAGGACTCGCACGTGGCAGACGACTCGAGCGTGTTCGTATTGTCTGCTATAATGTCGCGGTGCGTAAACACGCGGTGTAAGTGGCCCGCGCAGCTGAGCTCGTTAGAAATTTCGTTTGCGGCGAGttttgagagagaaaaaatagttACGATATGACGACCTTGAGTAGGCGGTTAGGTGGATTTGATCGATAAAAAACGTTTTATACGTAATCGTATAAGTTATCAGATTCGAAGAGATTAATCAAATTTGAGGCGAGTTATCAGATTAGGTCAAAAGACTTCGTATCGAACACAGCACGGCTAGACAATGAAAAACTCAATCTCATTATTACTTTCTCAACTCACTTCATAACGCAAAATtccagtatagtaaaatgagTTTGACTCATTCACGAAAAATCCGCCAAGTTTAGTATACAAAGGCGACGTTAATTAATCGTTATCAAAGTACAAACTTATAAAGCACGTAGCAGGGATAATACAGACTACATAGAGACCTCGTCGGAAAAGGCCTATATatatggatatatatatatatatatatatatatatatatatatatatatatatatatatatatatatatataaaagcgTTGCGCGATAGCGCGaagataatataaaatgtacacgcgcgcacagCACTGAATATTTCTCCTTCgttcgattatttttttctctcatatTCGATTACTCCAATACCTTCAGGATTTATCATTTCTATTTCCCGGTGATTCACACGCGACAGGTTTATCGACGCTTCTCTTCCCCCTACGTACATAATATACACCTGTTATCGTTTATCGTCGATACAAAACGCACACGACCATCACTTTCACGTGAATAACCAAATCTTTTCTCCTAAACTCGATCACGGCACTGAGGCTTCGCGACGATCAGCTGTAGAAAGTAAACAGATCCAACGGTATACCGCACAATACTCGGTCGAGCAATAACTCGCGATTTCCCACACTtattatattagaaaaatacaataatcaccatcgagaaaaaaaatccgcaGCGGGTGCACACTCAAAGAGCTACAAACGAGCCCGAAAAATACACGGTGTAGTCTAATGGAAGCACTTGACACTTGTGTGcacgtatatacacgcgcgcgcgcgcgtctctcgaGCGCTAAAAGAACACTAAGCGAGCAAGGTGTGCCGAGCGGCAGCGGCGATACCGATAAACTCTCCCTACCTGCTGCGTGTGAACGACGACTGGCTTGTTTTTGATACAGCCGAGGACGCTTTTCggcgattattatttttctttcttttcttcaaAGTTAACCGGTGTGAATCTGGATGATAACGCGCGTTTGGTTATTCGGAGctgagataaaaaaaaagacaataataataaaatgatcgTACAAAGCAAACGGTGAACGAACATTTTTTCGTTACTATATACTCGAGGATATAATGTTGCAcgatatgaaaaaaaaaaaaagtttactcTGTGAATCAGAGAGGCTACATCACATCGAGCTGCATATCTGGGAATCCGCGATACTAAAGTTTCATTATTAGGTGCGT
The sequence above is a segment of the Nasonia vitripennis strain AsymCx chromosome 3, Nvit_psr_1.1, whole genome shotgun sequence genome. Coding sequences within it:
- the LOC100679195 gene encoding uncharacterized protein LOC100679195, with the translated sequence MATLEELELYFYISCGVTGLCILVIFILIGVLFVKVNRLVSDDSNQLGRQANMMAEFCYTNPTIVPGEELSRRGFSMYSGSDNLIDEYGIRSKYSGPNHETRSKF